The nucleotide window TACGCGGTTACCCACCACTGGGCGATCATGAGCGTACTCGTTCCCCTGGTTGCTGTTCAGTTCGCTCGCGGCTTTGAGTACAAGTGGTGGTGTGTGTTGCTGCTTGTCATACAGGGCGCTGGCCCCAACTGGTTGGCTGATCCGGACCGTGGTTTTTCCTCAAACCCTGTTCTCAGCGCACTTGGAGATATCCAAGGGGTTACTGCGATTATTGCTTTGGTGTGCTGTGCTTTGTTGGTGCGCCGCGGTATGGTGCTTACTCCCCCACCGCAGCAGCCAGTTGCCGCCACCGTGTAGCTAATAAAAAGAATGCCTCTACCAGGAACTCCTGGTAGAGGCATTAATTTTGAGGCTGCGGATTAGGCGTATGCTTGGAGAAGATTCAGGCCGATGATGCAGGCAATCCAGATGATCGCCATGATAATCGTCATGCGGTCAAGGTTTTTCTCAACCACAGTTGAACCCGAGAGGTTGGACTGGACACCGCCGCCGAAGAGGCTAGACAGGCCGCCGCCTTTGCCCTTGTGAAGAAGGACGAACATGGTCATAGCGAGGCTAGACACGACGAGGATGATCTGAAGAGTCAGTGCCATAAAAATTAAAACCTGCTTATCTCTGCGAGTAAAAATCGGACTTCGATGAGTATAGCCCACCGGAGCATAAACATTCACGTAGGCCGGGGCGTGTGAACATCCCCCGGCCTACGTGTTGGTTGCTCTATCGAGCGGCGTTGGCTGCCAGCTTGGCGAAGGCCTCGCCATCAAGCGAAGCGCCACCAACCAACCCACCGTCGACGTCGGGCTGTCCAACGATTTCTGCGACAGAGTCAGCCTTGACGGAGCCGCCGTAGAGGATGCGGATGCCGGCTGCGACATCTGCTCCGGCGAGCTCCTCAATAGCTACGCGGATGGCGTGGCAAACTTCCTGGGCGTCAGCTGCAGAGGCAACCTTGCCTGTACCAATCGCCCAAACGGGTTCGTAGGCGATGACAGTGTTGGACAAATCCTCGGCGCTGAGGCCCTCTAGCGATGCCTTCAGCTGGCTGACGACGTAGTCGACGTGGGTGCCAGCTTCGCGGATTTCCAGGGGTTCACCAACGCAGACGATGGGGTGGATCTCTTGGCCGAGTGCGGCCTTGGCCTTGGCAGCAACGACCGCGTCGGTTTCGCCGTGGTATTCACGACGCTCGGAGTGCCCAACCACAACCCAAGTGCATCCGAGTTTAGCCAGCATTTCGGCGGACACTTCGCCTGTGTAGGCACCGGAGGCATGCTGGGACACATCCTGTGCACCATAGGTGACCTGAAGCTTGTCGCCTTCGACGAGGGTCTGTACGGAGCGGATATCGGTGAAAGGCACGGTCACTGCGACGTCAACTGCCTCGTAGTATTCCTTCGGAAGTGCAAAAGCGAGCTTTTGCACGGTCGCGATGGCCTCGAGGTGGTTGAGATTCATCTTCCAGTTGCCGGCGATGAGTGGCTTACGAGCCATGGGATTCTCCTTGATGAGTTTCGG belongs to Corynebacterium argentoratense DSM 44202 and includes:
- the tpiA gene encoding triose-phosphate isomerase; the encoded protein is MARKPLIAGNWKMNLNHLEAIATVQKLAFALPKEYYEAVDVAVTVPFTDIRSVQTLVEGDKLQVTYGAQDVSQHASGAYTGEVSAEMLAKLGCTWVVVGHSERREYHGETDAVVAAKAKAALGQEIHPIVCVGEPLEIREAGTHVDYVVSQLKASLEGLSAEDLSNTVIAYEPVWAIGTGKVASAADAQEVCHAIRVAIEELAGADVAAGIRILYGGSVKADSVAEIVGQPDVDGGLVGGASLDGEAFAKLAANAAR
- the secG gene encoding preprotein translocase subunit SecG → MALTLQIILVVSSLAMTMFVLLHKGKGGGLSSLFGGGVQSNLSGSTVVEKNLDRMTIIMAIIWIACIIGLNLLQAYA